Below is a genomic region from Microbulbifer sp. ALW1.
GCAGGAATTGATAAAGATTCTCAACCTTCCGGCTCTAGCGCTTAATTATTGCAGAAAAGGAATCCCAAGTGGTGAATTCTTTCTGCCTTGCGTCTCTTCAGTAGTGAATTTGGTATGACCTGCTCGTCGGTCCGGTGATAGTTTACGGAAAACAAAAAAACATCACCGAATCCGCCAAGTTGCCACCTGAATATCCGTGGTCCTGCCGGATTCCGGCACAGCGAGAAGGGCCCCACCATGGCGATGGTTGAATCGGATCAGGAACTGGGTTTTGACCGGGAGTACTCCCTCAAGGCCGCATTTACCCGGGACTCGGGTCGTGTTTTTCTCACAGGTATCGATGCCCTGGTGCGCCTGCCGTTGATGCAGAAGCGTCTGGATGAACAGGCTGGCCTGAATACCGCCGGCTTCATCTCCGGCTACCGGGGTTCCCCGTTGGGCGGTTACGACCAGACACTCTGGCGCCACAAGCAGCTGCTTGCCGAGCGCGATATCCACTTTGAGCCGGGCATCAACGAAGATTTGGGAGCCACCAATATCTGGGGCACCCAGCTGCTGGACCATTACCGCCAGCAGGCCACCCGGGATGGCGTTTTTTCCATCTGGTACGGCAAGGGCCACGGGGTGGATCGCAGTGCCGATGTTTTCCGTCAGGCCAATATTCAGGGTACCTCCAAACTGGGTGGTGTCCTGGCGTTGTGTGGCGACGACCACACGGCCGAATCCTCCATGTTCTCCCACAATACCGACCAGATTTTCGAGTCGGTCATGATGCCGCTGCTGTTCCCGGCCACCATTGATGAATACCTGACCCTCGGCCTTGCAGGTATCGCACTGTCGCGTTTCTCTGGCCTCTGGGTGGGCTTTAAAACCATTACTGAAACGGTGGAATCCGGTGCATCCATTCTGGTGCCGGAATTGCCGCAGTTCGTATTGCCGGAATCTTTCCCGATTCCGGCTCATGGCCTCAATTACGACCCGCACCTGAACTGGCCCGCCGAGCGTATGGAATATGAGCGCCGCATGCTGGAAGAGCGCCTGCCTGCCGCCAAGGCGTTCGCTTATGCCAACGGCCTAGACAAGACCCTTGTGGCGGCACCGCAAAAACGTTTTGGCATCGTTACGGTCGGTAAGGCGCACGGCGATCTACTGGAAGCATTGAAGCTCCTGGACCTGAGTGAGCAGGATCTGCTGGATGCCGGTATCTCCATCCATAAAGTCGCCATGAGCTGGCCGCTGGAGCCCCGGGGCATGGGCGAATTCGCCCAGGGGATGGAGCGCATTCTGGTGGTGGAAGAAAAGCGCCCGCTGGTAGAAGACCAGATGAAGAACCTGTTCTACGGCTGGGCGGACAGTGCGCGCCCGAAAGTGGTGGGCAAGAAAGATCTCGACGGCAACGATTTGCTGCCGGCGATCTGGGGATTTGGCCCGGATCAGGTAGCCAAAGCCATCACCCGCTGGTTGGCGGACACCGAACTGGCCGCAAGGCTGATTCCGTTGGCGGAACAACTGGGTAGCAACACTCCGGAAAAGGCCACAGGCCTGCTGGCCCGCGAGCCCATCTTCTGTGCCGGCTGCCCCCACAACAGCTCCACCAAATTACCGGAGGGCAGCACCGGCAGCGCCGGGATCGGCTGCCACATCATGGCCCTGGGCAAAGGGCTGCGCACCGATACTTACTCGCATATGGGCGGTGAGGGCGCGCACTGGGTGGGTTTGCACCGCTTCTCCAGCGATAAGCACATTTTCCAGAATATGGGCGATGGCACTTACAACCATTCTGGCCTGCTGGCGATCCGTCAGGCCGTCGCCAGCAAAATCAATATTACTTACAAGATACTGCTGAACGATGCTGTCGCCATGACCGGTGGCCAGCCCGCGGATGGCGAGGTCACAGTGCCATCGCTGTCCCGGCAGTTGCTGGCCGAAGGGGTAGGGCAGGTTTGCCTGGTTAGTGAGAACCCGGATCACTGGCGCAATCACCGCGACCAGTTGCCCGCCGCCCTGCAGATTTTCCATCGGGATGAACTGGATGCAGTGCAGCGCACATTGCGCGATACCGCCGGGGTTACGGCGATTATTTACGAGCAGGTGTGCGCGGCAGAGAAGCGCCGCCGACGCAAAAAAGGGCAGATGGTCGACCCGGCCAAGCGCCTGCTGATCAACCACCGGGTATGTGAGGGTTGTGGCGATTGCAGCGTGCAGTCCAGCTGTATTGCCGTTGAGCCACTGGAAACCGAATTTGGCCGCAAGCGCCAGGTAAACCAGTCCAGTTGCAACAAAGACATGCGCTGTGCCGATGGCTTCTGCCCGAGCTTTGTGGCGATTGAAGGCGGTGAATTGAAAAAGCCGGAGTTGCAGACCCTGGCCGAAGCTATCGATCAGGCGAGCCGGAATTTACCGGCCGCGCCCAAGCCCCAGCTGGAGCAGCCCCTGAATATTCTGGTGGCGGGTATCGGTGGCAGCGGGGTATTAACCGTGGCGGCACTCCTTGGCATGGCAGCGCACCTGGAAGAAAAAGGCAGCACCACGCTGTATTTCACCGGTCTTTCGCAGAAGAACGGTGCCGTAGTTGCCCATGTGAAAGTGGGCAACCGTCCTCAGGATATTACCACTGCACGTATCCGCGATGGTTCCGCAGACCTGTTGCTGGGCTGCGACATGGTTACTGCCGCGGGACAGCGCAATAAGTTTTCCAGCGGAAAAATGCAGGCACTGGTGAATACCGCAGAAGTGCCGGTCGCCGCTTTTGTACGCAACAACGAACTGGCATTCCCCGCGGATGCGACCGCAGAAAGCATCCAGTCGATCGCCGGGAATTACTTCGCATTTGATGCCAACCGCTACGCAGAATCACTTTTCGGCGATACCGTGGCGGCCAACCTGATGATGTTGGGCTATGCCTGTCAGCAGGGCCTGCTACCGGTGTCTCAAAGCGCACTGGAGCGCGCGGTGGAGTTGAATGGTGTGGCCGTGGAGAACAACCTGCGCGCCTTCCGTGCCGGCCGCCTGCTGGCAGAAAACCCCGCAGCGATCGAACAGCTCACAACACCGGTACAGGTAGTGAATTTCATTACGCCAACCGAGAACACCGAGCAGCTGATTACCCGGTTGGCCAAGGAGCTGACGGAGTACCAGAGCGCGAGTTACGCTCGTCAGTTCACCACGGCGATTGCCGGGTTGCAGCAGGCAGAAAGCCGTCTGCCGGCGAATGATGGCAGTCTGGCCCGGACAGCGGCCACCAGCCTGTTCAAGGCGATGGCCTATAAAGACGAATACGAGGTGGCGCGCCTGTACAGCGGCGAGGCGTTCAAGCGTCAGTTACGGGATACCTTTAGCGGTGATTACAAAATCAAATTCCTGATGGCACCGCCGTTGATCGCACGTCCGGATGCCAGCGGCAAAATCCGCAAGATTGCGCTGGGTCCCTGGATGGCGAAGCTGCTGCCGGTACTGGCGAAAGGCAAAGCGCTGCGCGGCACCGTGTTGGATGTGTTTGGCTACACCGCAGAGCGCCGTGAAGAGCGGCGCTGGGCCCGTGAAGTAAAGGCGACTATTGATGCGGTGGCACAATCACTGAATAGTGCCAATGTCGAGATGGCCGCAGAACTCCTTGCGTTACCACAGCAGGTGCGTGGGTACGGCCACGTGCGCGCGGAGAAAATGGCTGCGGTCAAGCCGCGCTGGGAGTTGCTCCGCCAGCATTTCGCGGGGGGCGGTGATCGTTTTTCCGGTGGTTTGCTTCCGGCGCGAGGCTAACCCGTAGAAGAACGCCCTGATCGGTTGACTGATCAACCGGTCAGGGCGTTAACGATAAGAAGAAACGCGGTGCCGGGGCTACTGTGGTTTGATCGACAGGAAAGGGTTGACCAGTTTCCCGATAAACCCTGTTAGCGCAACCGGTGCTTCTACTACTGACAGGCAAAGACATTCCTGGTCTTGGGTAGCGGTAGGGCGATGCACTTCCCCGGGCTCGCGAACCAGAAAATCCCCTCGTGAATAAACACCATCCGCATCGGAAAAACTGCCGTAGAGCACCATGGTGATCTCTTTTCCTCGGTGGCCATGTTCTGCCACTTTGTTTCCGGGGGATATGCGGTGGAAGGATACCTGGTGCTGGGACTGACCCGTTTTCAGGTAGGCCTCCTTGAGCCCTTTGGAAAGACGGCGCCATTTCAGTGCTGGATTCCGCTTCACGAGTTTTGCCACAACTTTGGGCAGGTCACTGAAAAGTGGGTCACTGGAGCCAACGTGAGTTGGCTTGTACGCAGACGGGGCGGTGCTGCCATCCCGATTCGCGGTGCTCTCCCAATCCTTTCCCTCAGAGTCACACTCATCTGTGTGCTCATCAATTCGATGCATCAAGCGTGAAAACTCTTGATCGCTGGCGGCGGGCGGTGTCTTTACCGGCACGCTGGTTGCTAGCAGGGAACCGCCAATACCATTCAGCAACTTCATCTGTGCCGAGCACTTGGGGCAGAGTTGCAGGTGTGCGGAAACTACCAGGCTGTGTGCCCAGTTCAGGCTGCCGCTGGCGTATTCCAGCAGCAAATTGTTGTCGGGGTGGTGATGAATCATGGTGACCTACCTGACAAGTGTGCTTTGTAATTTCTTCAGGGCCAGCCGCACCCGGGACTTGACTGTGCCCAGGGGGAGACCGAGCTCGGCAGAGATTTCACTGTGGGATTTTCCCTCCAGATACGCCTTTTCGATAACGTGACTCTGCTCCGCGGGAAGACTGCTTAATCCCTCGGTTACCGATGTCCTGTTGCGAGACTGTTGCAGGTAAACGAGGGGTTGGTTGTCCGCACTCTCATCCCAGATGTCCTCTACCTCGAGACTGTCGTCGGTATCCGGCTGGCGGCTTGCCCGGCGCAGGGCGTCAATCCGGCAATTACGCATTATGGTGAAGACCCAGGTGCTGGCTGCGGCCTTTTCAGGATCAAAGCTGGGCGCTTTGCGCCAAACGCGAAACATTACTTCCTGAACCAGTTCATCGGCGGCCTCGGGGGCTGAACTCTGCCCGCCG
It encodes:
- a CDS encoding indolepyruvate ferredoxin oxidoreductase family protein, which gives rise to MAMVESDQELGFDREYSLKAAFTRDSGRVFLTGIDALVRLPLMQKRLDEQAGLNTAGFISGYRGSPLGGYDQTLWRHKQLLAERDIHFEPGINEDLGATNIWGTQLLDHYRQQATRDGVFSIWYGKGHGVDRSADVFRQANIQGTSKLGGVLALCGDDHTAESSMFSHNTDQIFESVMMPLLFPATIDEYLTLGLAGIALSRFSGLWVGFKTITETVESGASILVPELPQFVLPESFPIPAHGLNYDPHLNWPAERMEYERRMLEERLPAAKAFAYANGLDKTLVAAPQKRFGIVTVGKAHGDLLEALKLLDLSEQDLLDAGISIHKVAMSWPLEPRGMGEFAQGMERILVVEEKRPLVEDQMKNLFYGWADSARPKVVGKKDLDGNDLLPAIWGFGPDQVAKAITRWLADTELAARLIPLAEQLGSNTPEKATGLLAREPIFCAGCPHNSSTKLPEGSTGSAGIGCHIMALGKGLRTDTYSHMGGEGAHWVGLHRFSSDKHIFQNMGDGTYNHSGLLAIRQAVASKINITYKILLNDAVAMTGGQPADGEVTVPSLSRQLLAEGVGQVCLVSENPDHWRNHRDQLPAALQIFHRDELDAVQRTLRDTAGVTAIIYEQVCAAEKRRRRKKGQMVDPAKRLLINHRVCEGCGDCSVQSSCIAVEPLETEFGRKRQVNQSSCNKDMRCADGFCPSFVAIEGGELKKPELQTLAEAIDQASRNLPAAPKPQLEQPLNILVAGIGGSGVLTVAALLGMAAHLEEKGSTTLYFTGLSQKNGAVVAHVKVGNRPQDITTARIRDGSADLLLGCDMVTAAGQRNKFSSGKMQALVNTAEVPVAAFVRNNELAFPADATAESIQSIAGNYFAFDANRYAESLFGDTVAANLMMLGYACQQGLLPVSQSALERAVELNGVAVENNLRAFRAGRLLAENPAAIEQLTTPVQVVNFITPTENTEQLITRLAKELTEYQSASYARQFTTAIAGLQQAESRLPANDGSLARTAATSLFKAMAYKDEYEVARLYSGEAFKRQLRDTFSGDYKIKFLMAPPLIARPDASGKIRKIALGPWMAKLLPVLAKGKALRGTVLDVFGYTAERREERRWAREVKATIDAVAQSLNSANVEMAAELLALPQQVRGYGHVRAEKMAAVKPRWELLRQHFAGGGDRFSGGLLPARG
- a CDS encoding ChrR family anti-sigma-E factor, translating into MIHHHPDNNLLLEYASGSLNWAHSLVVSAHLQLCPKCSAQMKLLNGIGGSLLATSVPVKTPPAASDQEFSRLMHRIDEHTDECDSEGKDWESTANRDGSTAPSAYKPTHVGSSDPLFSDLPKVVAKLVKRNPALKWRRLSKGLKEAYLKTGQSQHQVSFHRISPGNKVAEHGHRGKEITMVLYGSFSDADGVYSRGDFLVREPGEVHRPTATQDQECLCLSVVEAPVALTGFIGKLVNPFLSIKPQ
- a CDS encoding sigma-70 family RNA polymerase sigma factor; amino-acid sequence: MQPSQQTRDDEWSNLLLKVGRDRDRQAFERLFAHFAPLIKGFQFSRGGQSSAPEAADELVQEVMFRVWRKAPSFDPEKAAASTWVFTIMRNCRIDALRRASRQPDTDDSLEVEDIWDESADNQPLVYLQQSRNRTSVTEGLSSLPAEQSHVIEKAYLEGKSHSEISAELGLPLGTVKSRVRLALKKLQSTLVR